One genomic segment of Vibrio sp. SCSIO 43136 includes these proteins:
- the nqrF gene encoding NADH:ubiquinone reductase (Na(+)-transporting) subunit F, with the protein MDIILGVVMFTLIVLALVLVILFAKSKLVPTGDITISVNGDPEKAIVTSPGDKLLGALAGSGIFVSSACGGGGSCGQCRVKVKSGGGDILPTELDHITKGEAREGERLACQVAVKSDMDIELPEEIFGVKKWECTVISNDNKATFIKELKLQIPDGESVPFRAGGYIQIEAPAHHVKYSDFDVPDEYREDWDKFNLFRYDSKVDEDIIRAYSMANYPEEEGIIMLNVRIATPPPNNPDVPPGQMSSYIWSLKEGDKCVISGPFGEFFAKETDAEMVFVGGGAGMAPMRSHIFDQLKRLNSTRKMSYWYGARSKREMFYVEDFDGLAAENENFQWHCALSDPLPEDNWEGYTGFIHNVLYENYLRDHEAPEDCEYYMCGPPMMNAAVIGMLKDLGVEDENILLDDFGG; encoded by the coding sequence ATGGACATTATTCTAGGTGTAGTGATGTTTACCCTGATTGTTCTGGCTCTAGTGCTGGTGATTCTTTTCGCCAAATCTAAGCTAGTACCAACAGGTGACATTACGATTTCTGTAAACGGCGATCCTGAAAAAGCGATTGTTACCTCACCAGGTGACAAGCTGCTTGGCGCTCTAGCGGGTTCAGGTATCTTCGTATCGTCTGCTTGTGGTGGCGGTGGCTCTTGTGGTCAGTGTCGTGTAAAAGTTAAATCTGGTGGTGGTGATATTCTGCCAACAGAACTTGACCACATCACTAAAGGCGAAGCTCGTGAAGGCGAGCGTCTAGCGTGTCAGGTTGCAGTTAAGAGCGACATGGACATTGAGCTACCTGAAGAAATCTTCGGTGTTAAGAAGTGGGAATGTACGGTTATCTCTAACGATAACAAAGCAACATTCATCAAAGAGCTTAAACTTCAGATCCCAGATGGCGAATCAGTACCATTCCGTGCTGGTGGTTATATCCAGATTGAAGCGCCTGCTCACCACGTGAAATACTCTGACTTTGACGTGCCAGATGAGTATCGTGAAGATTGGGACAAGTTTAACCTGTTCCGCTACGACTCTAAGGTGGATGAAGACATCATCCGTGCTTACTCAATGGCTAACTACCCAGAAGAGGAAGGTATTATTATGCTGAACGTGCGTATCGCTACGCCGCCGCCTAATAATCCTGACGTGCCACCGGGTCAAATGTCTTCATACATCTGGTCACTAAAAGAAGGTGACAAGTGTGTGATTTCGGGGCCATTTGGTGAGTTCTTTGCGAAAGAGACAGATGCTGAAATGGTATTTGTGGGTGGTGGTGCTGGTATGGCTCCGATGCGTTCGCATATCTTCGATCAACTTAAGCGTCTAAACTCTACTCGTAAGATGTCTTACTGGTACGGTGCTCGTTCTAAGCGTGAAATGTTCTACGTAGAAGATTTTGACGGCCTAGCGGCAGAGAATGAGAACTTCCAGTGGCACTGTGCGCTATCTGACCCACTACCTGAAGATAACTGGGAAGGTTACACAGGCTTCATCCATAACGTGCTTTACGAAAACTACTTACGTGATCACGAAGCACCTGAAGATTGTGAATACTACATGTGTGGTCCACCAATGATGAACGCCGCCGTTATCGGTATGCTGAAAGATCTTGGTGTAGAAGATGAAAACATCCTGTTGGATGACTTTGGTGGGTAA
- the nqrE gene encoding NADH:ubiquinone reductase (Na(+)-transporting) subunit E, giving the protein MEHYISLLVKSIFIENLALSFFLGMCTFLAVSKKVKTSFGLGVAVVVVLTIAVPVNNLLYNLVLKDSALVAGVDLSFLNFITFIGVIAALVQILEMVLDRFFPPLYNALGIFLPLITVNCAIFGGVSFMVQRDYNFVESVVYGFGSGVGWLLAIVALAGIREKMKYSDVPPGLRGLGITFITVGLMALGFMSFSGVQL; this is encoded by the coding sequence ATGGAACATTATATTAGTTTATTGGTTAAATCGATTTTCATCGAAAACCTTGCGCTTTCTTTCTTCTTAGGTATGTGTACCTTCTTGGCGGTATCTAAGAAAGTTAAGACATCGTTTGGTTTGGGTGTTGCGGTTGTTGTTGTACTGACTATCGCAGTTCCAGTGAACAACCTACTTTACAACCTAGTGCTAAAAGACAGTGCGTTAGTCGCAGGTGTGGACTTAAGTTTCCTTAACTTCATTACCTTCATCGGTGTTATTGCAGCGCTAGTACAGATCCTTGAGATGGTACTAGACCGCTTCTTCCCACCGCTATACAACGCATTGGGTATTTTCCTACCATTGATCACGGTTAACTGTGCGATCTTTGGTGGCGTTTCATTCATGGTTCAACGTGACTACAACTTCGTAGAGTCAGTCGTTTACGGCTTTGGTTCTGGTGTAGGTTGGTTGCTTGCAATCGTGGCACTAGCGGGTATTCGTGAGAAGATGAAGTATTCAGACGTTCCTCCGGGTCTGCGTGGTCTAGGTATTACCTTTATCACCGTAGGTCTGATGGCACTGGGCTTCATGTCATTCTCTGGTGTTCAACTGTAA
- a CDS encoding NADH:ubiquinone reductase (Na(+)-transporting) subunit D, giving the protein MSDAKDMKKNLLAPVMDNNPIALQVLGVCSALAVTTKLETAFVMTLAVIFVTALSNLFVSLIRNHIPNSVRIIVQMAIIASLVIVVDQVLKAFLYDISKQLSVFVGLIITNCIVMGRAEAYAMKSAPLPSFIDGIGNGLGYGFVLITVGFFRELFGSGKLFGMEVLPLVSNGGWYQPNGMMLLAPSAFFLIGFLIWVIRTIKPEQVEAKE; this is encoded by the coding sequence ATGTCAGATGCAAAAGACATGAAGAAAAACCTTCTCGCCCCAGTGATGGACAACAACCCAATTGCCTTGCAGGTACTTGGTGTTTGTTCAGCGTTGGCGGTAACGACAAAACTGGAAACAGCCTTTGTAATGACACTAGCAGTTATCTTTGTAACGGCATTGTCTAACCTGTTTGTTTCCCTGATCCGTAACCACATTCCAAACAGTGTTCGTATCATCGTTCAGATGGCAATCATTGCGTCTTTGGTAATCGTGGTAGACCAAGTGTTGAAAGCTTTCCTATACGACATCTCTAAGCAGTTGTCAGTATTCGTAGGTCTTATCATCACTAACTGTATCGTTATGGGTCGTGCAGAAGCGTACGCAATGAAATCTGCGCCACTACCATCATTTATTGATGGTATCGGTAACGGTCTAGGCTACGGTTTTGTCCTAATCACGGTTGGTTTCTTCCGTGAGCTGTTTGGCTCGGGCAAACTGTTTGGTATGGAAGTGCTACCGTTGGTCAGCAATGGTGGTTGGTATCAGCCAAACGGCATGATGCTTCTAGCACCTTCAGCGTTCTTCCTAATCGGCTTCTTGATTTGGGTTATCCGTACCATCAAGCCTGAACAAGTAGAAGCGAAGGAGTAA
- a CDS encoding Na(+)-translocating NADH-quinone reductase subunit C has protein sequence MASNNDSIKKTLTVVIALSLVCSIVVSTAAVSLRSKQQANAVLDKQTKIVEVAGLQAGSASEVQSIFASNIEPRLVDFETGEFVEGDAAGYDQRSAAKDPATSIKLTGEDDKAKIIRRANQGVIYLVKDDSGDTSKIILPVHGNGLWSMMYAFVAVETDGNTVSGIVYYEQGETPGLGGEVENPNWRGQFVGKKLFDEQFQPAIKIVKGGAPEGSEHGVDGLSGATLTANGVQNTFDFWLGDMGFGPFLAKVRDGGLN, from the coding sequence ATGGCAAGTAATAACGATAGCATTAAAAAAACGCTGACTGTCGTTATCGCATTGAGCCTAGTATGCTCAATCGTAGTATCGACAGCAGCTGTATCGTTGCGCAGCAAACAGCAGGCAAATGCTGTTCTTGATAAGCAAACGAAAATCGTAGAAGTTGCAGGCCTTCAAGCGGGTTCTGCAAGCGAAGTTCAATCTATATTTGCTAGCAACATTGAACCTCGCCTAGTTGATTTTGAAACAGGTGAGTTTGTTGAAGGCGACGCAGCAGGTTACGACCAGCGTTCTGCGGCAAAAGACCCTGCAACATCAATTAAGCTAACAGGTGAAGATGACAAAGCGAAGATCATTCGTCGTGCTAACCAAGGCGTTATCTACCTAGTTAAAGATGACAGTGGCGACACGTCTAAGATCATCCTGCCAGTTCATGGTAATGGTCTTTGGTCTATGATGTACGCATTTGTTGCAGTTGAGACTGACGGTAACACAGTTTCGGGTATCGTTTACTACGAGCAAGGTGAAACTCCTGGCTTGGGTGGTGAGGTTGAGAACCCTAACTGGCGTGGACAGTTTGTTGGCAAGAAGCTATTTGATGAGCAGTTCCAACCAGCAATCAAAATCGTTAAAGGCGGTGCTCCAGAAGGTTCTGAGCACGGTGTAGACGGTTTGTCAGGTGCAACGCTAACGGCGAATGGTGTACAAAACACCTTCGACTTCTGGCTAGGTGACATGGGCTTTGGTCCTTTCCTAGCGAAAGTACGTGATGGAGGCTTGAACTAA
- a CDS encoding NADH:ubiquinone reductase (Na(+)-transporting) subunit B — translation MGLKKFIEDIEHHFEPGGKHEKWFALYEAAATLFYTPGLVTKKKLHVRDSVDLKRIMIMVWFAVFPAMFWGMYNAGHQAIVALNHLYSGAELANVIAGNWHYWLTEAIAGSLSAEAGWATKMLLGATYFLPIYATVFIVGGFWEVLFCMVRKHEVNEGFFVTSILFALIVPPTLPLWQAALGITFGVVVAKEIFGGTGRNFLNPALAGRAFLFFAYPAQISGDVVWTAADGFSGATALSQWAQGGAGALVNNITGETITWMDAFIGNIPGSIGEVSTLALMLGAAMIVYMGIASWRIILGVMLGMIATSFLFNIIGSDTNPLFSMPWHWHLVLGGFAFGMFFMATDPVSASFTDRGKWAYGILIGAMCVMIRVVNPAYPEGMMLAILFANLFAPLFDHLVVEKNIKRRQARYGK, via the coding sequence ATGGGCTTGAAAAAGTTTATTGAAGATATTGAGCATCATTTCGAGCCGGGCGGTAAGCACGAGAAATGGTTTGCTCTATACGAAGCAGCAGCGACGCTGTTTTATACCCCAGGCTTGGTAACCAAGAAAAAACTTCACGTTCGTGACAGCGTTGACTTGAAACGTATCATGATCATGGTGTGGTTTGCGGTTTTCCCAGCAATGTTTTGGGGCATGTACAACGCTGGTCACCAGGCTATCGTTGCACTTAACCACCTATATTCAGGTGCCGAGCTTGCAAATGTTATCGCAGGCAACTGGCACTATTGGTTGACTGAGGCCATCGCAGGTTCCTTATCGGCAGAAGCTGGGTGGGCAACCAAGATGCTGCTCGGGGCCACTTACTTCCTACCAATCTACGCAACAGTATTTATTGTTGGTGGTTTCTGGGAAGTGCTGTTCTGTATGGTGCGTAAGCACGAAGTTAACGAAGGTTTCTTTGTTACTTCGATCCTGTTTGCATTGATTGTTCCGCCAACACTACCACTTTGGCAAGCTGCACTAGGTATTACCTTTGGTGTAGTCGTTGCAAAAGAAATCTTTGGTGGTACTGGTCGTAACTTCCTTAACCCAGCATTGGCTGGCCGTGCGTTCCTATTCTTCGCTTACCCAGCACAAATCTCGGGTGACGTAGTTTGGACTGCGGCGGATGGCTTCTCAGGTGCGACAGCACTTAGCCAGTGGGCTCAAGGCGGTGCAGGTGCGCTAGTAAACAACATCACTGGTGAAACCATCACTTGGATGGATGCCTTCATTGGTAATATCCCAGGCTCAATCGGTGAAGTATCGACACTGGCACTGATGCTAGGTGCTGCGATGATTGTTTACATGGGTATTGCGTCATGGCGCATTATTCTGGGTGTGATGCTAGGTATGATTGCAACTTCATTCCTATTTAACATCATTGGCTCAGACACCAACCCACTGTTTAGCATGCCTTGGCATTGGCACCTAGTTCTAGGTGGTTTTGCATTCGGTATGTTCTTTATGGCGACGGACCCAGTATCGGCTTCATTTACCGATCGTGGTAAGTGGGCATACGGTATTTTGATTGGTGCAATGTGTGTGATGATTCGTGTGGTTAACCCAGCGTACCCAGAGGGTATGATGCTGGCGATTCTATTTGCGAACCTATTTGCACCTCTGTTTGACCACCTAGTGGTTGAGAAGAACATCAAGCGGAGACAAGCGCGCTATGGCAAGTAA
- a CDS encoding Na(+)-translocating NADH-quinone reductase subunit A: protein MITIKKGMDLPIAGGPSQVISDGKTINKVALLGEEYVGMRPTMHARVGDEVKKGQVLFVDKKNPGVKFTSPASGKVIEVNRGAKRVLQSVVIEVAGDDQVTFESYAADQLANLDRNVIKTQLVDSGMWTALRTRPFSKVPSIDSTTQAIFVTAMDTNPHAVDPQVVISEQENAFVAGLDLLSKLTDGKVYVCKTGQSLPRSTQPNVEEHVFDGPHPAGLAGTHMHFLYPVNQEHVAWSINYQDVIAFGQLFLTGQLYTDRVVALAGPVVNNPRLVRTTVGASVSDLTDSELMPGDVRLVSGSVLCGTQADGPHAYLGRYHLQVSALREGYEKELFGWAMPGKNKFSVTRTFLSHIFKGQLFNMTTTTNGSDRSMVPIGNYEKVMPLDMEPTLLLRDLCAGDSDSAVSLGALELDEEDLALCSFVCPGKYDYGEMLRECLDKIEKEG, encoded by the coding sequence ATGATTACAATAAAGAAGGGTATGGATCTGCCAATCGCTGGTGGACCATCCCAGGTGATTAGTGATGGGAAAACCATCAACAAAGTCGCCTTGCTTGGCGAAGAGTACGTGGGTATGCGTCCAACGATGCATGCACGCGTAGGTGATGAAGTGAAGAAAGGCCAAGTTCTTTTTGTTGACAAAAAGAACCCAGGCGTGAAGTTTACTTCTCCAGCAAGCGGTAAAGTTATCGAAGTTAATCGTGGTGCAAAACGTGTACTTCAATCTGTAGTGATTGAAGTAGCAGGTGATGACCAAGTGACTTTCGAAAGCTACGCTGCCGATCAACTAGCAAACCTTGATCGCAATGTGATCAAAACTCAATTAGTTGATTCTGGTATGTGGACTGCTCTGCGAACTCGACCGTTCAGCAAGGTTCCTTCAATTGACTCAACAACTCAGGCGATTTTTGTGACTGCGATGGATACCAATCCACACGCAGTAGACCCTCAAGTGGTTATCTCAGAACAGGAAAACGCTTTTGTTGCAGGTTTGGATCTACTGTCTAAACTGACGGACGGCAAGGTTTACGTATGTAAAACTGGCCAGAGTCTACCTCGCTCAACTCAACCAAATGTAGAAGAACATGTGTTTGATGGACCTCACCCAGCAGGGTTAGCAGGTACACACATGCATTTCTTGTATCCTGTGAACCAAGAGCACGTGGCTTGGAGTATTAACTACCAAGACGTGATTGCTTTCGGTCAACTTTTCCTAACGGGTCAACTTTATACTGACCGTGTTGTAGCACTAGCAGGCCCTGTGGTGAATAACCCACGTCTTGTTCGCACTACAGTGGGTGCAAGTGTCAGTGATCTAACCGACAGCGAACTCATGCCTGGCGATGTTCGTTTGGTATCTGGTTCAGTACTTTGTGGTACACAAGCGGATGGCCCTCATGCCTACCTTGGCCGTTACCACCTGCAAGTGTCTGCACTTCGTGAAGGCTACGAAAAAGAGCTGTTTGGTTGGGCAATGCCTGGCAAAAACAAGTTCTCTGTGACTCGTACATTCTTGAGCCATATCTTTAAAGGCCAGTTGTTCAACATGACAACGACCACGAATGGTAGTGACCGTTCTATGGTGCCAATCGGTAATTACGAAAAAGTGATGCCATTAGATATGGAGCCTACGCTTTTACTTCGTGATCTATGTGCTGGCGACTCTGACAGTGCAGTTTCTCTAGGTGCATTAGAGCTAGATGAAGAAGACCTTGCGTTGTGTTCTTTCGTATGTCCAGGTAAGTACGATTACGGCGAAATGCTGCGTGAGTGCCTAGATAAGATCGAGAAGGAAGGGTAA
- the bolA gene encoding transcriptional regulator BolA, with product MIQPIIEQKLHQAFEPKHLEVINESYMHNVPPGSESHFKVIIVSDQFESQRLIARHRAVNQVLSEELAEHIHALSMHTYTQEEWQAQNQVSPDSPMCMGGGKKTS from the coding sequence ATGATCCAACCTATTATTGAGCAAAAGCTGCACCAAGCTTTTGAACCAAAACACCTTGAGGTTATCAACGAAAGTTACATGCACAATGTACCTCCAGGCAGCGAAAGCCACTTCAAAGTGATCATTGTGAGTGATCAGTTTGAATCACAGCGTCTCATTGCTCGTCACCGTGCAGTGAATCAGGTGTTGAGCGAAGAGCTGGCTGAGCATATCCACGCACTTTCTATGCACACTTACACCCAAGAAGAGTGGCAAGCTCAAAACCAAGTTTCACCAGACTCACCGATGTGTATGGGTGGCGGTAAGAAAACTTCTTAA
- a CDS encoding methyltransferase → MNATLSLLERELTLHRFPKRNNETLQAWNAGDEYLITHVENELDLAPESKILLLNDHFGALACWFADKYRVFSQSDSYIAHQACQQNLAENQCRSITLLKSTDPLPSDIDLVLIQLPKNNRYLTWQLAQLRKYLSSSCPVIGVNKAKEIHTSTLKLISKYLGDNTTSLAWKKHRLVFSHATCEPLPNVAPAVEWSVAEHNISLKNLPNVYSGESLDLGARLLLEHLPNHDQFDHIIDLGCGNGVLSVKLAKLNPRAKITSVDESYMAVESARQNLNDNIGTSEQYQCVANNCLDNFAPMSADLVVCNPPFHQQLAITDHIAWQMFCDAKQVLTTDGALIVIGNRHLGYDVKLKRLFGKAQVKTIASNKKFVILQATKL, encoded by the coding sequence ATGAACGCAACGCTATCACTGCTCGAACGTGAGCTAACTCTCCATCGCTTCCCCAAGCGCAATAATGAAACGCTGCAAGCGTGGAACGCAGGCGATGAATACCTCATCACCCATGTTGAAAATGAACTCGACCTTGCACCAGAAAGCAAGATCCTGCTGCTTAATGACCACTTCGGTGCACTTGCGTGTTGGTTTGCCGATAAGTACCGAGTATTCAGCCAAAGTGATTCATATATCGCTCATCAAGCGTGCCAGCAAAACTTGGCCGAAAACCAATGCCGTTCAATCACTTTGTTGAAATCTACCGATCCGTTACCATCGGATATCGATCTGGTACTGATTCAATTGCCAAAAAACAATCGTTATTTGACTTGGCAACTGGCTCAACTCCGAAAATATCTATCGTCATCTTGCCCTGTAATTGGTGTGAATAAGGCCAAAGAGATCCACACGTCGACACTAAAACTTATCAGCAAGTATTTAGGTGACAATACCACTTCGCTGGCTTGGAAAAAGCATCGTTTAGTATTTAGCCATGCCACTTGTGAACCTCTGCCCAATGTTGCGCCGGCGGTCGAATGGTCAGTGGCTGAACACAATATTTCGCTTAAAAACCTACCTAATGTTTACTCTGGAGAGAGCCTAGACCTCGGTGCTCGCTTGCTGCTAGAGCATCTTCCAAACCATGACCAGTTTGATCACATCATCGATTTGGGCTGTGGTAATGGGGTGTTATCCGTCAAGCTAGCTAAGCTAAACCCAAGAGCAAAAATTACTAGTGTTGATGAAAGTTACATGGCAGTGGAATCTGCTCGGCAGAATCTAAACGATAACATTGGCACGAGTGAGCAATACCAATGCGTTGCCAACAACTGCTTGGATAATTTTGCCCCAATGAGCGCCGACCTTGTGGTCTGTAACCCGCCATTCCATCAACAATTAGCTATTACCGATCACATAGCTTGGCAAATGTTCTGTGATGCAAAGCAAGTTCTCACTACTGATGGAGCGTTAATTGTTATTGGCAATCGCCACCTAGGCTACGATGTAAAGTTGAAGCGTTTATTTGGCAAAGCTCAAGTCAAGACCATTGCGTCTAATAAGAAATTTGTTATTTTACAAGCTACTAAATTATAA
- a CDS encoding YajG family lipoprotein, whose product MRKLIIAASILMLAACVSPQQKEEQIDINPQPALSNSQLVDGVNFTLKSKDLRTAQYVALVQSGRKSTQPIHARQNLRVAIETALYEQLVSQGFQMMVNSNNTLTIDIETALVNVSNTLMENAMDAEVVLQLTAETPKGKFVKTYTGTGTKTGAMAASNDEIAMVLNDVINLVLEEIANDQELIAYMKERF is encoded by the coding sequence ATGAGAAAACTGATCATCGCTGCATCTATCCTTATGTTGGCAGCCTGTGTTTCTCCTCAGCAAAAAGAAGAGCAAATCGACATCAACCCACAACCTGCTCTTAGCAACAGCCAACTTGTTGATGGTGTGAATTTTACACTTAAGAGTAAAGATCTGCGTACCGCCCAGTACGTGGCTCTAGTGCAAAGTGGACGTAAGAGCACGCAACCAATCCACGCCCGTCAAAACCTTCGCGTTGCCATTGAAACTGCGCTTTATGAGCAGCTTGTCTCACAGGGTTTCCAAATGATGGTTAACAGCAACAACACCCTAACCATTGATATTGAGACGGCGCTTGTCAACGTATCTAATACCTTGATGGAAAACGCAATGGATGCTGAAGTGGTACTTCAGCTTACTGCAGAAACCCCTAAAGGTAAGTTTGTTAAGACTTACACTGGCACAGGCACCAAGACCGGTGCGATGGCAGCATCGAATGATGAAATCGCTATGGTGCTAAACGATGTGATCAACCTAGTGCTTGAAGAGATTGCTAACGACCAAGAGCTAATTGCTTACATGAAGGAACGTTTCTAA